From Anopheles darlingi chromosome 2, idAnoDarlMG_H_01, whole genome shotgun sequence, the proteins below share one genomic window:
- the LOC125950203 gene encoding zwei Ig domain protein zig-8: protein MKSLANGLALLYLGVLQCVSGSVLKNVATLQSSSPFMNFPRNFWQEISVPYTDLPTEEDELEDESVESTTHDPYPFFDDINMTANVTTQLGSDVTLHCRVNDLRERTVSWVRRKGDEIHLITVGRQTYSSDSRYSLQYQPPNDWQLQIQYSNERDEGHYECQVSSHPPLVYLVYLIVVVPRVEIIDERGQATLDKFYKAGSTIELKCIISRVPQPTSYVTWKHGMRMLNYDTSRGGISVKTDLLPGGAMSRLYIANANRHDSGNYTCALADIAQATVSVHVLNGENPAAMQHGTATQRAPMCTGTVILFLLASFLFNTSR, encoded by the exons ATGAAGAGCTTGGCCAATGGATTAGCGCTACTCTATCTTGGTGTGCTGCAGTGCGTGTCAGGATCGGTGCTGA AAAATGTGGCGACACTGCAGTCGAGCAGCCCGTTCATGAACTTCCCGCGCAACTTCTGGCAGGAGATATCGGTACCGTACACCGATCTGCCGACCGAGGAAGACGAGCTGGAGGATGAGTCGGTGGAAAGCACAACGCACGATCCGTACCCCTTCTTCGACGACATCAACATGACGGCCAACGTGACCACACAGCTGGGCAGCGACGTGACGCTACATTGCCGCGTAAATGATCTTCGAGAACGAACG GTATCCTGGGTACGTCGGAAGGGCGATGAGATCCATCTGATCACCGTGGGCCGGCAGACGTACAGTAGCGACTCGCGGTATTCGCTCCAATACCAACCACCCAACGATTGGCAGCTGCAGATCCAGtactcgaacgaacgagacgaGGGCCATTACGAGTGCCAAGTTTCATCCCATCCGCCGTTGGTCTATCTGGTCTATCTGATCGTTGTCG TTCCGCGGGTTGAAATTATCGATGAAAGGGGCCAGGCTACGCTCGACAAGTTCTACAAGGCGGGCAGCACGATCGAGCTGAAGTGCATCATCAGCCGGGTACCGCAACCGACCAGCTACGTCACCTGGAAGCATGGCATGCGAATGCTCAACTACGACACGAGCCGCGGAGGCATTAG CGTCAAGACGGATCTACTGCCCGGTGGTGCCATGAGCCGGCTCTACATTGCCAACGCCAATCGGCACGACTCGGGCAACTACACTTGCGCGCTAGCCGATATAGCGCAAGCCACCGTATCAGTGCACGTCCTGAATG GGGAAAATCCAGCAGCCATGCAGCATGGCACTGCTACGCAGCGTGCTCCCATGTGTACGGGCACCGTGATCCTGTTTCTGCTCGCATCCTTCCTGTTCAACACTTCACGGTGA